The Thermococcus sp. 4557 genomic sequence GTCGAACTCGCACCGGAGCAGAAAGCCCTAGTTAAGCGCTTCGCGGAGATGCACCTCGACATCGAGAAGGACATGATCGAGACCTACCAGAAGATGGCCGAGAAGATGACGCACCCGCTGTTCAAGGGCCTCGCGGAGGCGCTGGTTGAGAACGAGAAGGAGCACCACAGGATTCTGGCGGAGCTGATAGCAAAGTATGGGGAATGAATGGGGGTTTAATCGGGGTCACCCGATGGTTCTCAGAAGGATGTTCCACTCCCCCTCGTCCCAGATATCTTTTTCGGTGACGATAATAAGGGCGCCGCCGTGGATGAGAACGCTGTCCCTCAGGGTTGCCAGCATTTTGACAACGCTTCTGAAGTCATTGTAAAGTTTGAGAAATTCAACCGCCTCTATTATGACGATCCCTTTGTTTCCCATTCTCTCCATCTCCACGAGGTACATGTTAGCGGTCTCCGTAATCCTGTACATTGCAGTCGGGGGTATCACGTTGGGGCCCTGCACGGTGCTTATCCTGTAGCTTATCCACCCGTTCATCGGCTTTGAATTGCGGAGGAATGCCAGTGCGGGATATCCATCCAAACGGGCTGAAATCTCCCGGAAGTCTTTCTCGGACACTATACTGCTCCCGGAAACAACCCTCTCCGCTCCGCGCAGGGGTGCGAGGTTTTCCAGTCCCAGAAAGTGCCTGCTGTATATAACGCTGTAGTACGCGTATGCAGTCATGGTGGCCAGCAGCAGGGAGGTGTACATGACAACGTTGGGTGTGAGGAAGCCGTTCTCATACGCCACAGGGTGCATCATGCTTGCAATGCCGGAGATACCCAGGACTGCCCCGAACAGAGCCGCGTTTCTTCTGTAGTACGCGGACATGAGTTCGGTGAATACAACCCCTGCTATAAGCAGCAGAACCCCGCTGGTGACGTAGGTTCCGGTGCACGAGCTACCGATGGACGCCTCGGCTATACCGTACAACGCGGGGAGTGTGGGGAGGGTAAGGTGCATAGCCTTGGGCGATTTTCTGCCGCTCTCTTCCTCAATTAGAGTCAGTATACCCATAAGGGTGAATGCAGCCGCCGTCCCCATGAAGATGCATTCCACTCCGGGATTTGAGCTTATACCGATCGGAGACACGGGAATACTGCTTATCCATCCGGAGGATAGAAAGAGAGCTGATTTCCTGCTACTCTTTATGTAAGCCCTCAAAAACACAACACTGGCTGCTATTTTTAGCATCATGGTTAACCATTGAGGACTTATTATCATCTTTAATCCTCCATGATGGGATATATTCCAGTGTAGAGGCTATTATTTAAAAACTTTAACGGCCAGGAGAATAATAAAAAGAATGGACGTTCTTGATATTCGGTGCTTCAAGGTCCAACGTGCATCATCTGGCTGTACATCTCCCAGTCGAGGAGAAGTTCGTACTCGGCCTTCAGGGTGTAGTAGTGGCCCTTCTCCATGTCGCTGAGGTAGCGCATGAGCCTCTTTTTGTCATCGGTATCGACGAGGTTCTCGATCTCGGCGTAGAATTTGGCCGCTATATCCTCTGCTCTGATGGCCCAGCGGATAAGCTCCAGGATATCCTCCGCACCATGAAGCTCCCTCGCCACGGGCTGGAGCTCCGGCCCTATGTGCTCCTTCGGGTAGATGACTTCCTTTCCGGAGAACATTGACTCGTACATCTTCCTCAAAAGGGCCTCGTGCTTGCCCTCCTCCCCGGCGAGCCACTCTATCTTGTCCTTTAGGGCGTGGATCTCTATCCTCTCCGCGAGGCTCTCGTAGAACTTTCTCGCCCCAATCTCGGCCTTTATGGCCATTGCGAGGAGCTCCTCAAGCGAGAAATCCTTGACCTTCTCGAGGGGAAGCCCCTCGTCAAATTCCTGTCCAACCATAACTCATCCCTCTGCAAGTAGCAGACCAATTTCATTGTAAACCTTTATCTTATTAAACCCTTCCTGCCTTAAAACTTCAACTATATCACCCAGAATCTTGTTCTGCAGGTTTATGGCCAG encodes the following:
- a CDS encoding ferritin family protein; the protein is MVGQEFDEGLPLEKVKDFSLEELLAMAIKAEIGARKFYESLAERIEIHALKDKIEWLAGEEGKHEALLRKMYESMFSGKEVIYPKEHIGPELQPVARELHGAEDILELIRWAIRAEDIAAKFYAEIENLVDTDDKKRLMRYLSDMEKGHYYTLKAEYELLLDWEMYSQMMHVGP
- a CDS encoding DUF835 domain-containing protein, whose translation is MGTAAAFTLMGILTLIEEESGRKSPKAMHLTLPTLPALYGIAEASIGSSCTGTYVTSGVLLLIAGVVFTELMSAYYRRNAALFGAVLGISGIASMMHPVAYENGFLTPNVVMYTSLLLATMTAYAYYSVIYSRHFLGLENLAPLRGAERVVSGSSIVSEKDFREISARLDGYPALAFLRNSKPMNGWISYRISTVQGPNVIPPTAMYRITETANMYLVEMERMGNKGIVIIEAVEFLKLYNDFRSVVKMLATLRDSVLIHGGALIIVTEKDIWDEGEWNILLRTIG